From one Streptomyces sp. R41 genomic stretch:
- a CDS encoding site-2 protease family protein, translating into MDESGGSGQPRSGTDEATERHEEPQGSTGPAADTARPGPARHDRPTGPTPTGDPEPRSDADSSDEARPGDDAETATEASNEPKAHTGRPDGSPSDTGAAEETLVRDAPQPPEPESGRTLAQSGTGKGRPPRRGREPGGGLLMGRPFGVPVYVAPSWFLVAALITWVFGGQLDRVLPELGAARYLVSLFFAVAFYASVLVHELAHTVAALRFKLPVRRIQLQFFGGVSEIEKEAETPGREFVLAFVGPLLSLILSGLFFLAMQTVEPGTVPGVLVAGLMISNLIVAVFNLLPGLPLDGGRMLRAVVWKITGRPMSGTIAAAWVGRALAVSVLIGLPLLTQSGALGDTPDNIGGMDTVTDALLAAILAAIIWTGAGNSLRMARLREHLPELRARSLTRRAVPVETNTPLSEALRRANDAGARALVVVDADGEPLSLVREAAIVGVPEHRRPWVAVSGLAQDLTDGMRVSAELAGEALLDTLRATPATEYLVVEESGEIYGVLSAADVERAFVKAMARPS; encoded by the coding sequence GTGGACGAGAGCGGCGGGAGCGGGCAGCCGCGGTCCGGTACCGATGAAGCGACCGAGCGCCACGAGGAGCCCCAGGGCTCCACGGGCCCGGCCGCGGACACCGCGCGCCCCGGACCGGCCCGGCACGATCGCCCCACCGGGCCGACGCCCACTGGCGATCCCGAGCCACGGTCCGATGCCGACTCCTCGGACGAGGCCCGGCCCGGGGACGATGCCGAGACCGCCACCGAGGCCTCGAACGAGCCCAAGGCGCACACGGGTCGCCCGGACGGCTCCCCCTCCGACACCGGTGCCGCCGAGGAAACCCTCGTGCGGGACGCCCCCCAGCCGCCGGAACCCGAGTCGGGCCGGACTCTGGCCCAGTCCGGAACCGGCAAGGGACGGCCGCCGCGGCGCGGCAGGGAGCCCGGTGGTGGGCTGCTCATGGGGCGGCCCTTCGGTGTACCCGTATATGTCGCGCCCAGCTGGTTCCTCGTGGCCGCACTGATCACTTGGGTGTTCGGCGGTCAGCTGGACCGTGTGCTGCCGGAACTCGGCGCCGCGCGTTACCTGGTCTCCCTCTTCTTCGCGGTGGCCTTCTACGCCTCCGTACTCGTCCACGAGCTGGCCCACACCGTTGCCGCCCTGCGCTTCAAGCTGCCGGTGCGCCGGATCCAGCTGCAGTTCTTCGGCGGAGTCTCGGAGATCGAGAAGGAGGCCGAGACCCCGGGCCGGGAGTTCGTGCTGGCCTTCGTCGGCCCGCTGCTCTCGCTCATCCTGTCCGGCCTCTTCTTTCTCGCCATGCAGACCGTCGAACCGGGCACCGTCCCGGGCGTCCTGGTGGCCGGCCTGATGATCTCCAACCTCATCGTGGCCGTCTTCAACCTGCTGCCCGGACTGCCCCTCGACGGCGGCCGCATGCTCCGCGCCGTCGTCTGGAAGATCACCGGCAGGCCGATGAGCGGCACGATCGCCGCCGCCTGGGTCGGCCGCGCCCTCGCCGTCTCCGTACTGATCGGGCTGCCCCTGCTCACCCAGTCCGGAGCACTCGGCGATACCCCGGACAACATCGGCGGCATGGACACCGTCACGGACGCCCTGCTGGCCGCCATCCTCGCCGCGATCATCTGGACCGGCGCCGGCAACAGCCTCCGGATGGCCCGGCTGCGCGAACACCTGCCGGAGCTGCGCGCCCGCTCGCTCACCCGGCGCGCGGTCCCGGTCGAGACGAACACCCCGCTCTCGGAGGCACTGCGCCGCGCCAACGACGCCGGCGCCCGCGCCCTGGTCGTGGTCGACGCCGACGGCGAACCGCTCTCCCTCGTCCGCGAGGCCGCCATCGTCGGCGTACCGGAGCACCGCCGCCCCTGGGTCGCGGTCAGCGGCCTCGCCCAGGACCTCACCGACGGCATGCGCGTGTCCGCCGAGCTCGCGGGCGAGGCCCTCCTGGACACCCTGCGCGCGACCCCGGCCACCGAGTACCTGGTGGTGGAGGAGTCCGGTGAGATCTACGGAGTCCTGTCCGCGGCCGACGTGGAGCGCGCTTTCGTGAAGGCCATGGCCCGCCCCAGCTGA
- a CDS encoding RecB family exonuclease: METSTEGVAETGSDDSAGAAVPAERPEAVEAEPTQAVAAEPAEAVEAVEAVATIAAAPAARAAAPAVPPASLSPSRASDFMQCPLLYRFRVIDKLPEKPSEAATRGTLVHAVLERLFDAPATERTAPRAKSLIPGQWDRLRETKPEVVELFADDPEGERLARWLTEAERLVERWFTLEDPTRLEPAERELFVEAQLDSGLKLRGIIDRVDVAPTGEVRIVDYKTGKAPRPEYAEGALFQMKFYALVVWRLKRVVPRRLQLVYLGSGDVLTYDPVIADLERIERKLLALWDAIRQATETGDWRPRPTKLCGWCDHQAVCPEFGGTPPPYPLPVRALESGGDEQGRMGPD, from the coding sequence ATGGAGACCAGCACCGAGGGCGTCGCGGAGACGGGCAGCGACGACAGCGCCGGGGCCGCCGTGCCGGCTGAGCGGCCAGAGGCCGTCGAGGCAGAGCCGACCCAAGCCGTCGCAGCCGAGCCGGCCGAAGCCGTCGAAGCCGTCGAAGCCGTCGCGACCATAGCGGCCGCACCGGCCGCACGGGCCGCCGCGCCCGCCGTGCCGCCCGCGTCCCTGTCGCCCTCGCGTGCCAGTGACTTCATGCAGTGCCCGCTGCTCTACCGGTTCCGGGTGATCGACAAGCTGCCGGAGAAGCCGAGCGAGGCGGCGACGCGCGGCACGCTGGTGCACGCGGTCCTCGAGCGGCTCTTCGACGCACCGGCGACGGAGCGGACGGCGCCGCGCGCCAAATCACTGATCCCCGGGCAGTGGGACCGGCTGCGGGAGACCAAGCCGGAGGTCGTGGAGCTGTTCGCCGACGACCCGGAGGGCGAGCGGCTGGCGCGCTGGCTGACCGAGGCCGAGCGGCTGGTGGAGCGCTGGTTCACGCTGGAGGACCCGACCCGGCTGGAACCGGCCGAGCGGGAGCTGTTCGTCGAGGCGCAGCTCGACTCCGGGCTCAAGCTGCGCGGCATCATCGACCGGGTCGACGTGGCGCCGACGGGCGAGGTCCGGATCGTCGACTACAAGACGGGCAAGGCGCCACGGCCCGAGTACGCCGAAGGCGCCCTGTTCCAGATGAAGTTCTACGCCCTGGTGGTGTGGCGGCTGAAGCGGGTGGTCCCGCGCCGGCTCCAGCTCGTCTATCTCGGCAGCGGTGACGTGCTGACGTACGACCCGGTGATCGCGGACCTGGAGCGGATCGAGCGCAAGCTGCTCGCCCTGTGGGACGCGATCCGGCAAGCCACCGAGACCGGTGACTGGCGGCCCCGGCCCACCAAGCTGTGCGGCTGGTGCGACCACCAAGCGGTATGTCCTGAATTCGGCGGTACTCCCCCGCCGTATCCGCTCCCGGTCAGGGCGCTGGAGTCCGGTGGTGACGAGCAGGGCAGAATGGGGCCGGACTAG
- a CDS encoding response regulator transcription factor, whose protein sequence is MAIRVLLVDDQPLLRTGFRMILEAEQDLAVVGEAGDGLQALDQVRALQPDVVLMDIRMPRMDGVEATRQITGPGRDGPAKVLVLTTFDLDEYVVEALRAGASGFLLKDAPANELVQAIRVVAAGEAMLAPSITRRLLDKYAGHLPSGDEPVPDTLHTLTEREVEVLKLVARGLSNAEIAADLFVSETTVKTHVGHVLTKLGLRDRVQAAVYAYESGLVRPGAQ, encoded by the coding sequence GTGGCCATCCGTGTCCTACTGGTCGACGACCAGCCGCTACTGCGTACCGGCTTCCGGATGATCCTGGAGGCGGAGCAGGACCTTGCGGTCGTCGGCGAGGCCGGTGACGGTCTCCAGGCACTCGACCAAGTACGTGCCCTGCAGCCCGATGTGGTTCTGATGGACATCCGTATGCCGCGGATGGACGGTGTCGAGGCGACCCGGCAGATCACCGGCCCCGGCCGGGACGGTCCGGCGAAGGTGCTCGTCCTGACCACCTTCGACCTCGACGAGTACGTGGTCGAGGCGCTGCGCGCGGGCGCCAGCGGCTTCCTCCTCAAGGACGCGCCCGCCAATGAGCTGGTGCAGGCGATCCGGGTGGTCGCGGCGGGGGAGGCGATGCTCGCGCCGAGCATCACGCGTCGGCTGCTCGACAAATACGCGGGCCATCTGCCCTCCGGCGACGAGCCGGTTCCGGACACGCTGCACACGTTGACCGAGCGTGAGGTCGAGGTGCTGAAGCTGGTGGCGCGCGGTCTGTCGAACGCGGAGATCGCGGCCGACCTGTTCGTCAGCGAGACCACGGTCAAGACGCATGTGGGTCACGTCCTGACCAAGCTGGGGCTGCGCGACCGGGTGCAGGCCGCGGTGTACGCGTACGAGAGCGGGTTGGTGCGCCCCGGCGCGCAGTAG
- a CDS encoding ABC transporter substrate-binding protein has protein sequence MNMRNQWPVLPIVAGLASGLLTGCGSDTGDAGDSGSSVVMGMSDDVLATDPASGYDPGSWLLFNNVFQSLLSFPKGGTEPEPEAAKECAFTDTQTKVYKCTLQDGLKFSNGDELTSKDVKFSFDRMLKIDDDAGPAIMFPMLGTVETPDAKTVVFHLKYADATFPSKIASGAGSIVDHQQYSADGLRKDDGAVGSGPYKLESFSKDKAVFSVNDSYKGTAKVQNSGVTLKFFHGDQAALKNALTNDEIDVAYRGLAADDISDIENNASTGLGINVVEGSSAEVQHLVFNMDDPVAGKLGVRKAIAYLLDREALVNEVYDDTATPLYSIIPAGITGHNTSFFDTYGARPSKSKAEAALRAEGITGKVKLTLWSTPSRYGPSTDAEFKAIAKQLNASGLFDATVKSVAFDQYEADIAKGKYGVYVKGWVPDYPDPDNFTAPFFGKGNVLSNNFSNSTITGQLIPRTAAESDRSATDTDYGTLQDLVADELPVIPIWQAKQYAVVRDNVYGLEYCLDASTVFRFWEISKG, from the coding sequence GTGAACATGCGCAACCAGTGGCCAGTCCTGCCGATCGTGGCGGGGCTGGCCTCCGGCCTTCTCACCGGATGCGGCTCCGACACGGGCGACGCAGGGGACAGCGGCTCCTCCGTGGTCATGGGGATGTCCGACGACGTCCTGGCCACCGACCCGGCGTCCGGCTACGACCCCGGCTCCTGGCTGTTGTTCAACAACGTCTTCCAGTCGTTGCTGAGCTTCCCCAAGGGCGGCACCGAGCCGGAACCCGAGGCCGCAAAGGAGTGCGCTTTCACGGACACCCAGACCAAGGTGTACAAGTGCACGCTGCAGGACGGGCTGAAGTTCAGCAACGGTGACGAGCTCACCTCGAAGGACGTGAAGTTCTCCTTCGACCGCATGCTGAAGATCGACGACGACGCCGGTCCCGCGATCATGTTCCCCATGCTCGGCACGGTGGAGACGCCGGATGCCAAGACCGTCGTCTTCCACCTCAAGTACGCCGACGCCACCTTCCCGAGCAAGATCGCCTCCGGCGCCGGCTCGATCGTGGACCACCAGCAGTACTCCGCCGACGGACTGCGCAAGGACGACGGAGCGGTCGGCTCGGGCCCCTACAAGCTGGAGTCCTTCAGCAAGGACAAGGCCGTCTTCTCGGTCAACGACAGCTACAAGGGCACCGCCAAGGTGCAGAACTCCGGCGTGACCCTGAAGTTCTTCCACGGCGACCAGGCCGCCCTGAAGAACGCGCTGACGAACGACGAGATCGACGTCGCCTACCGAGGCCTCGCCGCCGACGACATCAGCGACATCGAGAACAACGCCTCCACCGGCCTGGGCATCAACGTCGTCGAGGGCAGCAGCGCCGAGGTGCAGCACCTGGTCTTCAACATGGACGACCCGGTCGCCGGCAAGCTCGGCGTGCGCAAGGCCATCGCCTATCTGCTCGACCGCGAGGCCCTGGTCAACGAGGTCTACGACGACACGGCGACGCCGCTCTACTCGATCATCCCGGCCGGTATCACGGGCCACAACACGTCCTTCTTCGACACCTACGGCGCCCGCCCCTCGAAGTCCAAGGCCGAGGCCGCGCTGCGGGCCGAGGGCATCACCGGCAAGGTGAAGCTGACCCTCTGGTCGACACCGTCGCGCTACGGCCCGTCCACCGACGCGGAGTTCAAGGCGATCGCCAAGCAGCTCAACGCCAGCGGGCTCTTCGACGCGACCGTGAAGTCCGTCGCCTTCGACCAGTACGAGGCGGACATCGCCAAGGGCAAGTACGGCGTGTACGTGAAGGGTTGGGTGCCCGACTACCCGGACCCGGACAACTTCACGGCCCCCTTCTTCGGCAAGGGCAACGTGCTGAGCAACAACTTCTCCAACAGCACGATCACCGGGCAGCTCATCCCGAGGACGGCCGCCGAGAGCGACCGCTCCGCGACGGACACCGACTACGGCACGCTCCAGGACCTCGTGGCCGACGAACTGCCGGTCATCCCGATCTGGCAGGCCAAGCAGTACGCCGTCGTCCGCGACAACGTCTACGGCCTGGAGTACTGCCTCGACGCCTCGACCGTGTTCCGCTTCTGGGAGATCAGCAAGGGCTGA
- a CDS encoding ABC transporter substrate-binding protein, whose protein sequence is MNRKTLVLPAVVGLLAPVLAACGGSDSGSNSGDAIVVGTTDRFTASKDAPAPLDPAYAYDVGTWNILRQTVQTLMVQPRGDGEPEPEAAEKCGFTDTGNERYACTLRKGLKFSNGDPVTAKDVKFSIDRALSLKADSGVFALLSTIDTVETQGDREVIFHLKTADATFPFKLSTPVAGIVNPDDYEKGKLRDGFSVDGSGPYTLETEVKDDAIVKAVFTKNPNYEGQLKVKNSKVEMRSFESADAMGAALEKGDIDLMNRSMTPAQINKLGSATDSKIDLVEMPGLEIRYLAFNTDAPTVKTRAVRQAMAQIVNRGELIAKVYGSQAEPLYSMVPATITGHSNSFFNKYGDPSVSRAKSLLASANITTPVKVTLHYTTDHYGAATKQEFEVLKKQLNSSGLFDVSITGTTWDKFVPAERAGDYDVWGMGWFPDFPDADNYLAPFLDKDNFLKSPYTNKNIINNLIPESRREADRLTASKSLTDIQDIVADDVPLLPLWQGKQYIAARDDITGAEWALNSSSTLQLWELGRGIG, encoded by the coding sequence ATGAACCGCAAGACTTTGGTGCTGCCGGCCGTGGTCGGCCTGCTCGCCCCCGTGCTCGCCGCCTGTGGTGGGTCGGACAGCGGGAGCAACAGCGGCGATGCCATCGTTGTCGGCACCACGGACCGGTTCACAGCGTCGAAGGATGCCCCGGCTCCCCTCGACCCGGCATACGCGTACGACGTCGGCACCTGGAACATCCTCCGCCAGACCGTGCAGACCCTGATGGTCCAGCCGCGCGGCGACGGTGAGCCGGAGCCCGAGGCCGCCGAGAAGTGCGGCTTCACCGACACCGGCAACGAGCGCTACGCGTGCACCCTGCGCAAGGGCCTGAAGTTCTCCAACGGCGACCCCGTTACGGCGAAGGACGTCAAGTTCTCCATCGACCGCGCGCTGTCGCTCAAGGCCGACAGTGGTGTGTTCGCGCTGCTGTCCACCATCGACACCGTCGAGACGCAGGGCGACCGCGAGGTGATCTTCCACCTCAAGACCGCGGACGCCACCTTCCCGTTCAAGCTGTCGACCCCGGTCGCCGGCATCGTCAACCCCGACGATTACGAGAAGGGCAAGCTGCGCGACGGCTTCTCGGTGGACGGTTCCGGACCGTACACCCTCGAGACCGAGGTCAAGGACGACGCGATCGTCAAGGCTGTCTTCACCAAGAACCCGAACTACGAGGGTCAGTTGAAGGTGAAGAACTCCAAGGTCGAGATGCGCTCCTTCGAGAGCGCCGATGCCATGGGCGCCGCGCTCGAAAAGGGCGACATCGACCTGATGAACCGCTCGATGACGCCGGCCCAGATCAACAAGCTCGGCAGCGCCACGGACAGCAAGATCGACCTGGTCGAGATGCCCGGCCTGGAGATCCGCTACCTGGCCTTCAACACCGACGCCCCGACGGTGAAGACCCGGGCCGTCCGCCAGGCCATGGCGCAGATCGTCAACCGCGGCGAACTCATCGCCAAGGTGTACGGCTCGCAGGCCGAGCCGCTCTACTCGATGGTCCCGGCCACCATCACCGGCCACTCCAACTCGTTCTTCAACAAGTACGGGGACCCGAGCGTCAGCAGGGCCAAGTCGCTGCTGGCGAGCGCCAACATCACCACCCCGGTCAAGGTCACCCTGCACTACACGACCGACCACTACGGCGCGGCCACCAAGCAGGAGTTCGAGGTGCTGAAGAAGCAGCTCAACTCCAGCGGCCTGTTCGATGTCAGCATCACCGGCACGACCTGGGACAAGTTCGTCCCGGCCGAGCGGGCGGGCGACTACGACGTCTGGGGCATGGGCTGGTTCCCCGACTTCCCGGACGCCGACAACTACCTGGCGCCGTTCCTCGACAAGGACAACTTCCTCAAGTCGCCGTACACGAACAAGAACATCATCAACAACCTGATCCCGGAGTCCCGGCGTGAGGCCGACCGCCTCACCGCGTCGAAGAGCCTCACGGACATCCAGGACATCGTGGCCGACGACGTCCCGCTGCTGCCCCTGTGGCAGGGCAAGCAGTACATCGCCGCGCGGGACGACATCACCGGTGCCGAGTGGGCGCTCAACTCCTCCTCGACCCTCCAGCTGTGGGAGCTCGGCCGCGGCATCGGCTGA
- a CDS encoding HAD family hydrolase translates to MTSTVPALGTRTAEGSALEAVLLDMDGTLVDTEGFWWDVEVDVFKALGHALDESWRHVVVGGPMTRSAGFLIEATGADITLAELTVLLNDGFEDRIGRSLPLMPGAARLLAELAAHEIPTALVSASHRRIIDRVLSSVGPQYFALTVAGDEVTRTKPYPDPYLLAAAGLGAHPARCAVIEDTATGVAAAEAAGCQVVAVPSVAPIAPAARRTVVTSLEEVDLPFLRGLMTEMR, encoded by the coding sequence ATGACCAGTACGGTCCCCGCGCTCGGTACCCGTACGGCCGAAGGCTCTGCCCTGGAGGCCGTGCTCCTCGACATGGACGGCACTCTGGTGGACACCGAGGGCTTCTGGTGGGACGTCGAGGTCGACGTCTTCAAGGCCCTCGGCCACGCCCTCGACGAGTCCTGGCGCCATGTGGTGGTGGGCGGCCCCATGACCCGCAGTGCCGGATTCCTCATCGAGGCCACCGGAGCCGACATCACCCTGGCCGAGCTGACCGTGCTGCTCAACGACGGGTTCGAGGACCGGATCGGCCGCTCGCTGCCGCTGATGCCGGGCGCGGCCAGACTCCTCGCCGAGCTGGCGGCGCACGAGATCCCCACCGCCCTGGTCTCCGCCTCGCACCGGCGGATCATCGACCGCGTGCTGAGCTCGGTCGGCCCCCAGTACTTCGCGCTGACCGTCGCGGGCGACGAGGTGACACGGACCAAGCCGTACCCCGACCCGTATCTGCTCGCGGCCGCCGGGCTCGGCGCGCATCCGGCCCGTTGTGCCGTCATCGAGGACACCGCCACGGGCGTCGCGGCCGCCGAGGCCGCGGGCTGCCAGGTGGTCGCCGTACCCTCGGTCGCGCCCATCGCCCCGGCCGCCCGGCGCACGGTGGTGACGTCTCTCGAAGAGGTCGACCTGCCTTTTCTACGCGGCTTGATGACGGAAATGCGCTAG